In a genomic window of Erigeron canadensis isolate Cc75 chromosome 5, C_canadensis_v1, whole genome shotgun sequence:
- the LOC122602027 gene encoding protein TRIGALACTOSYLDIACYLGLYCEROL 3, chloroplastic: MNSLVGSFVFPLNSRNVSYFSSGYSKSTKKIVTLFNSKKPVCCSVAPHNLKPPAGDFCSSNFNDSSVNFFTEDLEETDVLIECKDVYKSFGEKHILKGVNFKIKYGEAVGIIGPSGTGKSTILKIIAGLLTPDKGEVYIRGRRRHGLISDDNMSGLRIGLVFQSAALFDSLTVRENVGFLLYEHSRMPEDKIKELVTETLAAVGLKEVEDRMPSELSGGMKKRVALARSIIYDTTKDAIEPEVLLYDEPTAGLDPIASTVVEDLIRSVHCKGEDALGKPGKIASYVVVTHQHSTIRRAVDRLVFLHEGKVVWEGMTHEFTSSTNPIVQQFASGNLDGPIRY; this comes from the exons ATGAATTCTTTGGTGGGTTCATTTGTGTTTCCTCTAAATTCAAGGAATGTATCTTATTTTTCATCTGGGTATTCTAAATCTACCAAAAAGattgttactttattcaattccaaGAAACCTGTTTGTTGTAGTGTTGCCCCTCACAATTTAAAGCCTCCTGCTGGTGATTTTTGTTCCTCTAATTTCAAT GATTCTTCTGTGAATTTTTTTACTGAAGATTTGGAGGAGACGGATGTGCTTATTGAGTGCAAAGATGTTTACAAGTCATTTGGGGAGAAACACATCTTAAAAGGTGTAAATTTTAAG ATTAAGTATGGAGAAGCAGTTGGGATTATCGGGCCTTCTGGCACCGGAAAATCCACCATTTTAAAGATCATTGCCGGGCTTCTTACGCCAGATAAG GGGGAAGTTTACATTCGAGGACGAAGAAGACATGGACTAATAAGTGATGATAACATGTCTGGCCTTCGAATTGGCTTG GTATTTCAAAGTGCAGCACTTTTTGATTCTTTAACGGTTCGGGAAAATGTTGGTTTTCTTTT GTATGAGCATTCAAGAATGCCTGAGgataaaattaaagaacttGTTACCGAAACTTTGGCTGCAGTAGGATTAAAG GAAGTTGAGGACCGCATGCCATCTGAGTTGTCTGGAGGGATGAAAAAAAGAGTTGCTCTAGCACGATCCATAATATATGATACAACCAAAGATGCAATAGAACCTgag GTGCTTTTGTATGATGAGCCAACTGCAGGACTTGATCCAATTGCATCTACTGTAGTTGAAGATCTGATCCGGTCAGTTCATTGCAAAGGTGAAGATGCACTTGGGAAGCCTGGAAAGATTGCATCTTATGTGGTTGTAACTCACCAACATAGTACCATTAGACGAGCCGTTGACAG GTTGGTGTTTTTACATGAGGGAAAGGTTGTATGGGAAGGAATGACTCATGAATTTACTTCCTCTACAAATCCAATTGTTCAgcag TTTGCCTCCGGGAACTTGGATGGACCTATTAGGTACTAA